Within Hydrogenophaga sp. PAMC20947, the genomic segment GAATGCACCGAAGAGACCGCTCTCGAATTGCCCGAGCAGCGGCTGCGGGCTGTGGTCGTTGATGAGCTCCATGGACTCACCGGGCAACAAGGCTTTGAACGTGGAAAAAACCAGCGTGTGGCGCTCGCGGGGAGCGATGGTGCGCAGATCAACGGTGGTGGGGGCGAGCGCGGTGGTGGTGTTCATGAACGGGTCTTTCTGAAGTTGAGGAATGTGAAAGAAGAAACAAGGGGAAGCGGCGCGCGCGGCGGTTAGCCATCCTTGCCGTCGAAGCGGGTCTTCAGCAGCCAGGGCGTGTAGATGAAGAGGTAGATCGCAAAAGCCACCGACCAGGCTGCGGCTGCGATCACCAGTGCCAACGGCAGCCATTGGGGTACGGCCAGCGGCAGCAGCACACGCACGGCAGCCGCAATCATCACGAGGACGTAGGCCACGATTTCCGGGCGGGATACCTGCAGCGTGCGCCCGGTGTGACCGCGAGCGGTGCGGGTGATCATGCCCATGATGAGACCGGCGGTGGCACCAATGGCCAGCGCATGCACACCGGCGGAATTCGCAACCCAGCCGAACTGGGCCGCTGCCAGCAAAGCCAGGCCGAGTGG encodes:
- a CDS encoding DUF2249 domain-containing protein, whose product is MNTTTALAPTTVDLRTIAPRERHTLVFSTFKALLPGESMELINDHSPQPLLGQFESGLFGAFNWNPLESGPEQWRVQIAKPAESKPVHGVNSCCGSCGG